From a region of the Wolbachia endosymbiont (group B) of Gerris lacustris genome:
- a CDS encoding sigma-70 family RNA polymerase sigma factor, with protein sequence MKLKNIAIIVKNVKYQAYRLKLAKCFIDENNEDLEQELFCEIWPCLDQYDEDKSSFNTFVARLTENKAINLLKKQRCAKRDINNYISIDVTELLESEITKRIDVDYMISFLPKEWQNICEQLKFFNLHEVAKMNNVSRTTLNNIIKKIRAKLFPIYYAGKKKN encoded by the coding sequence ATGAAATTAAAAAATATAGCTATAATTGTTAAAAACGTAAAATACCAAGCCTATAGACTAAAACTTGCTAAGTGCTTTATTGATGAGAATAACGAAGACCTTGAGCAAGAACTCTTCTGTGAAATTTGGCCATGCCTTGATCAGTATGATGAAGATAAAAGTAGCTTTAACACCTTTGTAGCAAGATTAACTGAAAATAAAGCTATTAACCTGTTAAAGAAACAGCGATGTGCAAAACGCGATATCAATAACTATATTAGTATCGATGTAACAGAGCTACTTGAGAGTGAAATAACAAAACGCATTGATGTAGACTATATGATCTCGTTTTTACCAAAGGAATGGCAAAATATATGTGAGCAACTTAAATTTTTTAACTTACATGAAGTTGCCAAAATGAACAACGTTTCAAGAACCACTTTAAATAATATTATCAAGAAGATACGTGCCAAACTTTTTCCTATTTACTACGCAGGCAAAAAGAAAAATTGA
- a CDS encoding ATP-binding protein: protein MVLKILNNNERLQTISSVKMVIFGPYGIGKTSLLKTIDEPTLCLDFEAGLLAVQDWQGDSISLRTWSEARDIACLIGGSNPALKSDQAYSQRHHEHVSRKYKDLFSEFSKYRCIFVDSITVASRLCLLWAKMQPEAFSERSGKQDMRAAYGLLAQEMMAWLNQFQHIRDKDIIIVGTLGQYLDDFNRPIWLPQCEGTKTASEIPGIVDEVISMVGIKKDDGTEKRSFVCHTLNPWGYPAKDRSGRLSMVEEPHLGKLLTKIKSKF, encoded by the coding sequence ATGGTTCTTAAAATTTTGAATAATAATGAAAGATTGCAAACAATATCAAGTGTAAAGATGGTCATCTTTGGTCCTTATGGTATTGGTAAAACAAGTCTACTAAAGACTATAGATGAACCAACACTTTGCCTTGATTTTGAAGCAGGGCTTCTTGCCGTTCAAGACTGGCAAGGAGATTCAATTAGCCTTCGCACTTGGAGTGAAGCTAGAGATATTGCTTGTCTTATAGGCGGTTCTAATCCTGCATTAAAATCTGATCAAGCATACAGCCAAAGACACCATGAACATGTATCTCGTAAGTACAAAGATCTTTTTTCTGAGTTTTCTAAATACCGATGCATCTTTGTAGATAGTATAACCGTTGCTTCACGTTTATGTCTTTTATGGGCAAAAATGCAACCTGAAGCTTTTTCTGAGAGATCGGGAAAGCAGGATATGAGAGCTGCGTATGGATTACTTGCTCAAGAAATGATGGCTTGGCTCAATCAATTTCAACACATCAGAGACAAAGACATCATCATAGTTGGCACTTTAGGTCAATATCTCGATGACTTCAATCGTCCAATTTGGTTACCTCAATGCGAAGGAACTAAAACTGCTAGTGAAATTCCTGGAATAGTTGACGAAGTAATCAGTATGGTTGGAATCAAGAAAGATGATGGAACGGAGAAGCGCTCTTTTGTTTGCCACACTTTAAACCCTTGGGGATACCCAGCTAAAGACCGCAGTGGACGCCTGAGTATGGTTGAAGAACCGCATTTAGGCAAGCTGCTTACAAAGATTAAAAGCAAGTTTTAA
- a CDS encoding Holliday junction resolvase: protein MLTLDLGKQTGWTILHDGIVQSGSKSFHVSRFSGDGVQFLNFRNWLNALKYKFPGIEVVYFEEVRRHLGTDAAHIYGGFLAHLSAWCEESNISYQGVSVKTIKRFITGKGNASKADVIEAVQEKGFCPMDDNEADSLALMFYVMNFSKDFNILKIP, encoded by the coding sequence ATGCTTACACTAGATCTTGGTAAACAAACTGGTTGGACTATTTTACATGATGGAATAGTACAAAGTGGAAGTAAGAGTTTTCATGTTAGCAGGTTTAGTGGTGATGGAGTGCAGTTTTTAAACTTTCGTAATTGGCTTAATGCACTTAAGTATAAATTTCCAGGTATTGAAGTTGTGTACTTTGAAGAAGTGAGAAGACATCTAGGAACTGATGCTGCACATATCTATGGAGGGTTTTTAGCACACCTTTCTGCTTGGTGTGAGGAAAGCAATATTTCCTATCAAGGTGTTTCGGTTAAGACTATTAAACGTTTTATAACTGGCAAGGGTAATGCAAGTAAAGCTGATGTCATTGAGGCAGTACAGGAAAAGGGTTTTTGTCCAATGGATGATAATGAAGCGGACTCTTTAGCTTTAATGTTCTATGTTATGAATTTTAGCAAAGATTTTAATATATTAAAAATACCATAG